A single window of Mugil cephalus isolate CIBA_MC_2020 chromosome 1, CIBA_Mcephalus_1.1, whole genome shotgun sequence DNA harbors:
- the mthfr gene encoding methylenetetrahydrofolate reductase, producing the protein MVNQRRDSGWQSGKSDSSGNNSGGESSKESSRSSTPVLDVDRSDRLRDKMRRRMESGDRWFSLEFFPPRTASGAVNLISRFDRMGAGGPLFIDITWHPAGDPGSDKETSSMMIASTAVNYCGLESILHLTCCNQTKENITGYLAKAKQRGLKNIMALRGDPVGDEWEEEEAGFNYATDLVKHMRSEFDDYFDICVAAYPTGHPEAESYEDDLRHLKEKVDAGADFIITQLFFRADTFLKFVDDCRALDITCPILPGIFPIQGYQSLRQLVKLSKLEVPEEITQVIEPIKDNDAAIRNYGIQQAVEMCRVLLDSGKVPGLHFFTLNREVATMEVLRQLGMWIEDPRRPLPWAVSAHPKRKVEDVRPIFWASRPKSYIYRTQDWDEFPNGRWGNSSSPAFGELNDYYLFYLKSKSSKDTLLQMWGEELKNEESVFEVFTSYITAQPNSSGHKVMCLPWNDEPLAQETNLLRDELEKVNKRGVLTINSQPNINGKPSTDPVVGWGPPGGYVFQKAYLEFFTSSENVNALLKVLKKYEPRVNYHIVNVQGRDLTNAPEMQPNAVTWGIFPGREIVQPTVVDPVSFTYWKDEAFALWIEQWAKLYEDESPSRMIIKYIHDNYFLVNLVDNDFPLENCLWQVIDDMFELIDAPPEPITNEAVSD; encoded by the exons ATGGTGAACCAACGAAGGGACAGTGGCTGGCAGTCGGGCAAGAGCGACTCCAGCGGGAACAACAGTGGCGGCGAAAGCTCCAAGGAGAGCTCCCGGTCGTCCACGCCGGTTCTAGATGTGGACCGCTCGGACAGGCTGCGGGACAAGATGCGAAGAAGGATGGAGTCCGGAGACCGCTGGTTCTCACTGGAGTTCTTTCCTCCCCGCACAGCCAGTGGAGCTGTCAACTTAATCTCAAG attCGACCGCATGGGTGCCGGGGGGCCTCTGTTCATCGACATTACCTGGCACCCGGCAGGGGACCCGGGCTCCGACAAAGAAACGTCGTCCATGATGATTGCGAGTACGGCCGTGAATTACTGTGGCCTGGAGAGCATCCTCCACCTGACCTGCTGCAACCAGACCAAAGAGAATATAACTGGCTACCTGGCCAAAGCAAAGCAACGGGGCCTCAAGAATATAATGGCACTAAGAGGAG ACCCTGTGGGAGACgaatgggaggaggaggaggcagggtTCAACTATGCCACTGACCTTGTGAAGCATATGCGATCAGAGTTTGATGACTACTTTGATATCTGTGTTGCTG CCTACCCCACGGGCCATCCAGAAGCCGAGAGCTACGAGGACGATCTCAGGCACCTGAAGGAGAAGGTGGACGCTGGAGCGGACTTCATTATCACCCAGCTGTTTTTCAGGGCAGACACCTTCCTCAAGTTTGTAGATGACTGCAGGGCACTTGATATCACGTGTCCCATTCTACCTGGAATCTTTCCAATTCAG GGTTACCAGTCACTGCGTCAACTCGTCAAGCTGTCGAAGCTCGAGGTACCAGAGGAAATCACCCAAGTCATCGAGCCAATCAAAGACAACGATGCTGCCATTCGTAACTACGGAATCCAACAGGCGGTGGAGATGTGCCGCGTGCTGCTGGACAGCGGCAAAGTACCAGGTCTCCACTTTTTCACGCTGAATCGAGAGGTCGCGACCATGGAAGTGCTCCGGCAGCTCGGCATGTGGATAGAAGACCCCAG GCGGCCTCTTCCCTGGGCGGTGAGTGCCCATCCCAAACGGAAAGTGGAAGATGTTCGACCTATCTTCTGGGCCTCTAGACCAAAGAGCTACATCTACAGAACCCAGGACTGGGACGAGTTCCCTAATGGCAGATG GGGAAACTCGTCGTCTCCAGCTTTTGGCGAGTTGAACGACTACTACCTGTTCTACTTGAAGAGCAAATCATCCAAAGACACACTACTCCAGATGTGGGGGGAGGAACTGAAGAATGAAGAGAGCGTCTTTGAGGTCTTCACCTCCTACATCACAGCCCAGCCCAACTCTAGCGGACACAAG GTCATGTGCCTGCCGTGGAACGACGAGCCTCTGGCTCAAGAGACCAACCTCCTCagggatgagctggagaaggtGAACAAACGAGGAGTCCTCACTATCAACTCCCAGCCCAACATCAACGGGAAACCCTCCACAGACCCCGTGGTAGGCTGGGGACCTCCAGGCGGATATGTCTTTCAGAAG GCCTATCTGGAGTTTTTCACCTCCAGTGAAAATGTGAATGCTCTTCTTAAAGTGCTGAAGAAGTATGAGCCTCGAGTCAACTACCACATTGTTAATGTCCAG GGTCGTGACCTGACCAATGCTCCTGAGATGCAGCCTAATGCTGTGACGTGGGGGATCTTCCCTGGCAGGGAGATTGTTCAGCCTACTGTCGTGGACCCAGTGAGCTTTACCTACTGGAAG GACGAAGCCTTTGCTTTGTGGATCGAGCAGTGGGCCAAACTCTACGAGGACGAGTCTCCGTCGCGGATGATCATCAAGTACATCCACGACAACTACTTCCTGGTCAATCTAGTGGACAACGACTTTCCTCTGGAGAACTGTCTGTGGCAGGTCATCGATGACATGTTCGAGCTGATCGATGCGCCTCCAGAGCCAATTACCAACGAAGCGGTTTCTGACTaa
- the LOC125019116 gene encoding sodium-coupled neutral amino acid transporter 3-like produces MELQKQLNGNHHDVAMPVERGIPPEEEKFLRQKDDGSKRPQFTDFEGKTSFGMSVFNLSNAIMGSGILGLSYAMSNTGIVLFLILLTCIACLSCYSIHLLLRSAGVVGIRAYEQLGLRAFGHPGKILAAVIITLHNIGAMSSYLFIVKYELPLVIQAFLGQTPSPDDWYMNGNYLIIIVTICIIFPLAMMKHLGYLGYTSGFSLSCMVFFLSAVIYKRFNIPCPLEVFGNYSMNTTTTTTITTTATTTTTDDTCVAKFFTINQETAYTIPILAFAFVCHPEVLPIYTELKNPTKRRMQFIGNVSILGMFVMYFFTAIFGYLTFYKNTEAELLHTYSKVDPMDTLILCVRLAVLVAVTLTVPVVLFPIRRALLQLLFPGKPFHWLRHVIIAACLLFCVNLLVILVPNIRDIFGIIGATTAPTLIFILPGLFYIRIVPIDQEPMNSKPKIQAACFTALGFIFMTMSLTFICLDWASGEKRSLGGH; encoded by the exons ATGGAGCTGCAGAAGCAGCTGAACGGTAATCACCATGACGTGGCCATGCCCGTGGAGAGAGG AATCCCACCGGAGGAAGAGAAGTTCCTGCGGCAGAAGGATGATGGTTCAAAGAGGCCACAGTTCACagat TTTGAAGGTAAAACCTCCTTTGGCATGTCTGTTTTCAACCTGAGCAACGCCATCATGGGCAGTGGGATCCTGGGACTGTCGTACGCCATGTCCAACACCGGCATCGTCCTTTTCTT GATCCTGCTGACGTGCATCGCCTGTCTGTCTTGTTATTCCATCCATCTGCTGCTACGCAGTGCTGGAGTTGTGG GTATCCGTGCTTACGAGCAGCTTGGCCTGAGAGCTTTTGGTCATCCGGGAAAAATTCTAGCAGCGGTCATTATAACGCTACATAATATCGGAG CCATGTCCAGCTACCTGTTCATAGTGAAATACGAGTTACCGctggtcatccaagcctttctTGGCCAGACTCCAAGTCCTGA TGACTGGTACATGAATGGAAACTACCTCATTATCATCGTCACCATTTGCATCATCTTCCCACTGGCCATGATGAAACACTTGG GATATCTTGGTTATACAAGTGGCTTTTCTCTCTCCTGCatggttttctttctctctgcg GTGATATACAAGCGATTTAACATCCCCTGCCCTCTGGAAGTGTTCGGCAACTACTccatgaacacaacaacaacaacaacaataacaacaacagcaacaacaacaacaacggacGACACATGTGTCGCCAAGTTCTTCACCATCAACCAGGAG ACGGCGTACACCATCCCCATCCTGGCTTTCGCCTTCGTGTGCCACCCTGAAGTACTTCCCATCTATACGGAGCTGAAAAA TCCAACCAAGAGGAGGATGCAGTTCATCGGTAACGTTTCCATCTTGGGCATGTTCGTCATGTATTTCTTCACGGCCATATTCGGTTATCTGACGTTCTACA AGAACACAGAGGCCGAGCTCCTCCACACCTACAGTAAGGTGGACCCCATGGACACTCTGATTCTGTGCGTGCGTCTGGCCGTCCTGGTGGCCGTCACGCTGACCGTGCCCGTGGTCCTGTTTCCT ATCCGTCGCGCCCTCCTACAGCTGCTGTTCCCGGGGAAACCCTTCCACTGGCTCCGTCACGTCATCATCGCGGCGTGTCTGCTCTTCTGCGTCAACCTGCTGGTCATCCTCGTGCCGAACATTCGAGACATCTTCGGCATCATCG GAGCGACCACGGCTCCCACTCTGATCTTCATCCTCCCCGGACTCTTTTACATCCGCATCGTCCCCATCGACCAGGAACCAATGAACTCCAAACCGAAGATCCAG GCTGCCTGCTTCACTGCACTGGGCTTCATATTCATGACCATGAGCTTGACGTTCATCTGCCTCGACTGGGCGAGTGGAGAGAAGAGAAGTCTCGGCGGCCATTAA